In a single window of the Gossypium hirsutum isolate 1008001.06 chromosome D02, Gossypium_hirsutum_v2.1, whole genome shotgun sequence genome:
- the LOC107910528 gene encoding pto-interacting protein 1 produces the protein MSALPGKRIQSILNYVQVANSDQTLQTHSLYVFADFQGKRNMSCFSCCEEDDIHKASGNGSFMANTPASNTGGYGYQAREAVTRDPRPVTIQPIAIPAITVDELKEMTDNFGMKSLIGEGSYGRVYYGILKSGKAAAIKKLDSSKQPEQEFLAQVSMVSRLKDENVVQLLGYCVDGSLRFLAYEYASNGSLHDRLHGKKGVKGAQPGPVLSWTQRVKIAYEAAKGLEYLHEKAHPHIIHRDIKSSNLLLFDDDVAKIADFDLSNQAPDATARLHSTRVLGTFGYHAPEYAMTGTLSSKSDVYSFGVILRCLHLVLLLFNISYSPHLHNNIWATPKLSEDKVKQCVDGRLNGEYPPKALAKLAAVAALCVQYEADFRPNMSIVVKALQPLLNPTRPATTSRAYGER, from the exons ATGTCTGCCCTGCCTGGTAAACGAATCCAGTCTATTCTAAACTATGTTCAAGTCGCAAACTCAGACCAAACTCTGCAAACACACAGCCTTTACGTCTTCGCTGACTTTCAAG GAAAAAGAAACATGAGTTGCTTTAGCTGTTGTGAAGAAGATGACATCCATAAAGCTTCTGGAAATGGGTCGTTCATGGCGAATACCCCCGCAA GCAATACCGGAGGATATGGATATCAAGCAAGGGAAGCTGTAACAAGGGACCCACGGCCTGTTACTATTCAACCCATTGCCATCCCTGCAATAACGGTGGATGAGCTAAAGGAAATGACTGATAATTTCGGTATGAAATCCTTAATTGGTGAGGGCTCTTATGGAAGAGTATATTATGGCATTCTAAAGAGTGGGAAGGCTGCAGCCATCAAAAAGTTGGACTCGAGTAAGCAACCGGAACAAGAATTCTTAGCGCAG GTCTCCATGGTTTCGAGATTAAAAGACGAAAATGTTGTTCAGCTTCTTGGTTATTGTGTTGATGGATCCCTCCGTTTCCTGGCGTATGAGTATGCCTCTAATGGATCACTCCATGATAGACTTCATG GGAAGAAAGGTGTAAAAGGAGCTCAGCCAGGTCCAGTTCTATCATGGACACAGAGAGTTAAAATTGCTTATGAAGCCGCAAAAGGCCTCGAATATTTGCACGAAAAGGCACATCCTCATATAATCCACCGTGATATTAAGTCCAGCAATTTGCTTCTTTTTGATGATGATGTTGCTAAGATTGCTGATTTTGATTTGTCAAATCAAGCCCCCGACGCGACCGCTCGCCTCCATTCTACAAGGGTTCTTGGAACTTTCGGTTATCATGCTCCAGA ATATGCAATGACAGGAACACTTAGTTCTAAGAGCGATGTTTACAGCTTCGGTGTCATCCTTCGATGTTTACACTTAGTActattactatttaatatttcatattcACCACATCTTCACAATAATATCTG GGCAACCCCAAAACTAAGTGAAGACAAGGTGAAGCAGTGTGTTGATGGTAGACTAAATGGAGAATACCCTCCCAAAGCACTTGCAAAG CTGGCTGCTGTGGCTGCATTGTGTGTTCAATATGAAGCTGATTTTCGACCTAATATGAGCATTGTAGTGAAAGCTCTTCAGCCTCTTTTGAATCCAACTCGTCCAGCAACAACATCCCGTGCCTACGGTGAAAGGTGA
- the LOC107910527 gene encoding probable receptor-like protein kinase At5g18500: MASDLNKTLSKEYIGLQLWVLIVICLGVVFLVILSISLWLSFRKKSRRANVMLPLTQVPYVSEEIKEIRVDQASANNGNTLNEKFSDKGSEKGLFNVDNGEDSGQSGSFNHVDKDVKGSQPGEEGPTGTVSTYRPSSNPLTAPSPLSGLPEFSRLGWGHWFTLRDLHLATNRFSKDNIIGDGGYGVVYRGNLINGTPVAVKKLLNNPGQADKDFRVEVEAIGHVRHKNLVRLLGYCIEGTQRLLVYEYVNNGNLEQWLRGDMSDKGYLTWEARIKILLGTAKALAYLHEAIEPKVVHRDIKSSNILIDDNFDAKISDFGLAKLLGDGKSYITTRVMGTFGYVAPEYANSGLLNEKSDVYSFGVVLLEAITGRYPIDYGRPQPEVNMVEWLKMMVQLRRSEEVVDPNIETRPSTSALKRALLTALRCVDPDADKRPKMSQVARMLEAEEYPLPREDRRRRRNQSVNSDADTQRKNSDADRSDDPDLRLESRMHHHP; the protein is encoded by the exons ATGGCCTCTGATCTGAACAAAACTCTGTCAAAAGAGTACATTGGTCTGCAATTGTGGGTTCTTATTGTAATTTGCTTAGGAGTGGTATtcttagttatccttagcatatcACTGTGGCTTAGCTTTCGGAAGAAATCTAGAAGGGCGAATGTGATGCTTCCTCTCACCCAAGTTCCATATGTTTCAGAGGAAATTAAAGAGATAAGAGTTGATCAAGCTTCTGCAAACAATGGTAACACCCTTAATGAGAAATTCAGTGACAAAGGTTCAGAGAAGGGTTTGTTTAATGTAGATAATGGAGAGGATAGCGGTCAGTCGGGTTCTTTTAATCATGTAGATAAGGATGTTAAAGGATCTCAACCAGGAGAAGAGGGACCTACTGGGACAGTATCTACATACAGGCCTTCTTCAAATCCTCTGACAGCTCCTTCACCTTTGTCTGGCCTGCCTGAATTTTCGCGCCTAGGCTGGGGTCATTGGTTCACTCTCAGGGACCTACACCTTGCAACTAACCGGTTTTCAAAGGATAATATTATTGGTGATGGTGGATATGGAGTTGTTTATAGAGGCAATCTGATTAACGGGACTCCTGTAGCCGTCAAAAAGCTTCTTAACAATCC ggGACAAGCTGACAAGGATTTCAGGGTGGAAGTTGAAGCCATTGGTCACGTGCGGCATAAAAACTTAGTTCGTCTTCTTGGGTACTGTATCGAGGGAACACAAAG GTTGTTGGTTTATGAATACGTCAATAATGGCAATTTGGAGCAATGGCTCCGTGGAGATATGTCTGACAAGGGATATCTTACCTGGGAGGCTCGCATAAAGATTCTTCTTGGCACCGCCAAGGC GCTGGCATATTTGCACGAGGCTATTGAACCAAAAGTCGTGCATAGGGACATAAAATCAAGTAATATACTGATTGATGACAACTTTGATGCGAAGATATCCGATTTTGGTCTGGCCAAGTTGCTAGGTGATGGGAAAAGTTATATCACAACTCGAGTTATGGGTACCTTTGG TTATGTTGCTCCAGAGTATGCAAACTCTGGCCTCCTGAATGAGAAGAGTGATGTTTATAGCTTTGGTGTTGTGCTCTTAGAAGCAATTACTGGAAGATACCCAATTGATTATGGTCGCCCTCAGCCTGAG GTAAATATGGTCGAGTGGTTAAAGATGATGGTTCAACTCAGACGCTCAGAAGAAGTAGTTGACCCTAACATTGAGACTAGACCATCAACTAGTGCTCTTAAACGGGCTCTTTTAACTGCTTTGAGATGTGTTGATCCCGATGCTGATAAAAGACCTAAGATGAGTCAGGTTGCTCGCATGCTTGAAGCAGAAGAGTATCCTCTTCCTCGAGAG GATAGAAGACGCAGAAGGAATCAATCAGTTAATTCTGATGCCGATACACAGAGGAAAAACTCTGATGCGGACCGGAGTGACGATCCAGATTTGAGGTTGGAGAGCAGAATGCACCATCACCCCTAG
- the LOC107910529 gene encoding DNA-directed RNA polymerase III subunit RPC6, translating to MNAKRKRPDTVSDSVTEQERIVHEVIRSKQDMGISQQDMKREINLHSNLIAKCIKSLVSKNLIKEVKNIHSRRQKHYMSAEVEPSNEITGGAWYVEGSLDKEYINVLKEQCWRKIYGLKVATLEGIADAIKRSNVSQIELSKQQVEEIVKALVLDNEVMEVRSTGTGEFASIPVGKACYKCAGKRGYGGEPKLGALASVPCGVCPQISRCTPDGIISPITCEYYKKWLEF from the coding sequence atgaatgcaaaaaggaaaCGCCCGGATACGGTTTCTGATTCTGTAACAGAACAAGAACGAATTGTTCATGAAGTAATCCGAAGCAAGCAAGACATGGGAATATCGCAACAAGACATGAAACGTGAAATTAATCTTCACAGCAACCTAATCGCCAAATGTATTAAGTCACTGGTATCTAAGAATCTCATAAAAGAAGTGAAAAACATCCACAGCCGGAGACAGAAGCATTATATGTCCGCGGAGGTTGAGCCTTCCAATGAAATAACTGGTGGGGCATGGTATGTTGAAGGTAGCCTCGACAAGGAGTACATTAATGTTTTGAAAGAGCAGTGTTGGAGGAAGATTTATGGTTTGAAAGTTGCTACTTTGGAAGGGATTGCGGATGCTATCAAGAGGAGCAATGTTTCACAGATTGAATTGTCGAAACAGCAGGTTGAAGAGATTGTGAAGGCTTTGGTTTTGGATAATGAGGTTATGGAAGTGAGAAGTACTGGAACGGGGGAGTTTGCGTCAATTCCAGTTGGGAAAGCTTGCTATAAATGTGCTGGTAAGAGAGGTTATGGAGGAGAACCCAAGCTTGGTGCCTTGGCTTCCGTTCCTTGTGGAGTTTGTCCGCAGATAAGTCGTTGCACCCCTGATGGAATAATCTCTCCCATCACCTGTGAATATTACAAGAAATGGTTAGAGTTTTAG